One window of Metopolophium dirhodum isolate CAU chromosome 3, ASM1992520v1, whole genome shotgun sequence genomic DNA carries:
- the LOC132941362 gene encoding glutamate receptor ionotropic, delta-1-like: protein MRNPMILWLCLAASTFRTSVEYDGLINALTRVFAHNHVQTVTATTCWPTDANSRLLLALSSADISVNFRPSLIPVHATWYRYGILVDVSCSVQIPTTLFRKASKHRLFNMQNDWILINSRRNESRVMNTSAIALETFEMHLSEAYVLPESNVFLFIDTASGWEIWEGFKVGKMERIQVNRHGMVTSDGIYFEKNDSISFKSNLRGITLKATTVISEPSKFKGFYPFADTDLDTFAQMHYDLNVILQDQLNFKIDLSIVNSFGWDMGNASFSGLTGQLQREECDFSGIGAFMRNDRMTVIDYTVGTFYRQAAALFKQPPLSSVHNICILPFKFEVWMVTLFTFIGFTILIAFLSRMTRRFKKGEVETLNILDSVTIVHGAICQQGYTMNLNAGSIRVAIFVLFLTAVFLFTSYSASIVALLQSPSNSIRTTNDLVESSMTFSAQDNPYNDVYFGETDDPLLRKLYDKKMKPHGTQKFTLASAGIARIRTEFHGFMIDFVSAYKLISQLWLEEEKCGLSEIQLFKLPMLALAVVKRSGYKDILKQKLIQQQEVGLKNRIIRRWIPAKPMCDSSNRANQFVSVSIKEIYPMLQIYGFGLCISIVILFFEIAYNVYTDRSENLHSNTYFSIFRFMYNKR, encoded by the exons ATGCGAAATCCTATGATATTATGGTTGTGTCTTGCGGCGTCGACATTTAGGACGTCGGTGGAATACGATGGATTGATAAACGCGTTGACCAGAGTATTTGCACACAATCACGTGCAAACCGTAACGGCTACCACATGCTGGCCCAcag ACGCAAACAGCCGACTACTATTGGCACTGTCGTCGGCCGACATATCGGTAAATTTCCGTCCGTCCCTGATTCCAGTGCACGCAACCTGGTACAGATATGGGATTCTGGTCGACGTGTCTTGCAGTGTTCAGATCCCGACCACGTTATTTCGGAAG GCTTCGAAACACAGACTTTTTAACATGCAAAATGATTGGATACTAATAAACTCACGGCGAAACGAAAGTCGCGTGATGAACACATCGGCGATTGCGCTCGAGACGTTCGAAATGCATTTAAGTGAAGCGTACGTTCTACCAGAATCCAATGTGTTCCTGTTCATCGACACTGCCAGTGGGTGGGAAATATGGGAGGGTTTCAAAGTCGGTAAAATGGAAAGAATCCAAGTGAACAGACACGGGATGGTGACGAGCGatggaatttattttgaaaaaaatgactcCATCTCGTTCAAGTCCAACTTACGAGGTATCACATTGAAGGCGACTACCGTG ATATCAGAACCAAGCAAATTCAAAGGGTTCTATCCATTTGCTGACACCGATCTAGACACATTCGCTCAGATGCACTACGATTTGAACGTGATATTACAGGATCAACTAAATTTTaa aataGATCTAAGTATCGTCAATAGTTTTGGCTGGGATATGGGGAATGCTTCGTTTAGTGGACTGACAGGTCAACTACAAAGAGAAGAGTGTGATTTCAGCGGCATCGGCGCATTCATGAGAAACGATCGAATGACTGTGATTGATTACACCGTAGGGACGTTTTATAGACA AGCGGCAGCGTTGTTCAAACAACCACCACTATCCAGTGTCCACAACATTTGCATTCTACCGTTCAAGTTCGAAGTGTGGATGGTGACGCTTTTCACATTTATCGGATTCACGATCCTCATCGCGTTTTTGTCCCGGATGACCCGAAGGTTCAAGAAGGGCGAAGTAGAGACGCTTAACATTTTAGACTCGGTTACGATCGTTCACGGAGCAATTTGCCAACAAG GCTACACAATGAATCTTAATGCGGGGTCCATACGGGTCGCTATTTTCGTGCTGTTTTTGACTGCTGTATTTCTGTTTACGTCGTACTCGGCCAGCATCGTCGCATTACTCCAGTCACCCAGCAATTCGATTAGGACCACTAACGATTTGGTGGAATCATCGATGACGTTTAGCGCACAAGACAATCCGTACAATGATGTATACTTCGGC GAAACGGACGATCCACTTTTACGGAAactttatgataaaaaaatgaaacCTCACGGAACGCAAAAGTTTACATTAGCATCTGCAGGCATAGCTAGAATTCGAACAGAGTTTCATGGGTTTATG ATTGATTTTGTATCAGCATACAAGTTAATTAGCCAATTGTGGCTAGAAGAAGAAAAATGTGGTTTATCGGAGATTCAACTTTTTAAATTGCCAATGCTCGCATTAGCGGTGGTTAAAAGATCTGggtataaagatattttaaaacaaaa ATTAATACAACAACAAGAGGTCGGACTTAAAAATCGAATCATACGACGATGGATACCTGCAAAGCCGATGTGTGATTCTTCAAATCGAGCCAATCAGTTTGTCAGCGTTTCTATAAAAGAAATATATCCCATGCTTCAGATATATGGATTTGGATTATGTATTTCGATCGTAATTCTGTTTTTTGAAATTGCATACAACGTTTACACTGACCGGAGTGAAAATCTGCATagcaatacatattttagtatttttcgttttatgtataataaacgatAG